GCCTTCGGCATCGAGCCGGGGGGGACCACGGCGGACGGGCTCTTCACGCTCCTCCCCTGCTGCTGCCTCGGCAACTGCGGCGAAGCGCCGACCCTCATGGTGGGCGACACCCTCCACGGCCGGGTGACGCCGGAGCGGGCAGCGGAGATCCTGGCGGCGGAGCGGCAGGCGCTTGCTTCCAAGGAGGGATGAGCAATGGTCAGGATTAAGCGGGTCTATGACGAACCGGCGGCCGAGGACGGGAAGCGCATCCTCGTTGACCGGCTCTGGCCCCGGGGGATTGCGAAGGAGAAGGCCCGCATCGACGAGTGGCTGAAGGAGATCGCCCCGAGCGATGAACTGAGAAAGTGGTTCGGCCACGACCCGGCAAAGTGGGAGGAGTTCCGGGAGCGGTACCGGCGGGAATTGGAGGCGAAGGCGGAGCTTCTGGGCGGGCTTCGGAAGCTGGCATCAGAGGGAACGGTGACGCTTCTATTTGCCGCAAAGGATGAAGAGCACAACAACGCGGTGGCGCTGAGGGAGATGCTCGATTAACCCCATGGAACAGGTCCTATTCCGACATAACCGCCCCGGCCGGTGCGTGACCTTTGCCGAGTACCGGGCCGAGGGTGGCTTCGCGGCCCTGGAGAAGGCCCTCTCCGGCATGTCCCCCAATGACGTCCAGCAGGCGGTGATCGACTCGAACCTGCGGGGGCGGGGCGGCGCCGGGTTCCCCACGGGGAAGAAATGGTCCTTCGTCCCCAGGGACATCCCCGGCCCCCGCCATCTCATCTGCAACTGCGACGAGATGGAGCCGGGGACCTACAAGGACCGGATTCTCCTGGAGGCGAACCCCTACTCGCTGGTGGAGGGGATAACCCTGGCCGCCTACGCCATCGGCGTGGCCCATGCCTTCATCTTCATCCGGCGAGGCTACGAGGAGGCGGCGGAGAACTGCCGCCGGGCCATAGCCGAGGCAAAAGCTGCGGGCTTCCTGGGCAATAACATCCTCGGCTCCGGCTTCTCCCTGGAGCTGGACGTCCACAAGTCCGCCGGGCGCTACATCTGCGGCGAGGAAACGGCCCTCATGAACGCCCTGGAGGGAAAACGGGCCAACCCTCGCTCCAAGCCCCCCTTCCCGGCGGTGAAGGGGCTATGGGGGCGCCCCACGGTGGTGAACAACGTGGAGACCCTGGCCAACATCCCGGCCATCATCACGGGGGGAGCCGCCTGGTTCAAGGGGCTGGCACGGATTCCCGAGGCCGCGGGGATGAAGCTCTTCTGCGTGAGCGGCCCGGTGCAAAACGCTGCCTGCTTCGAGCTCCCCCTGGGGATGACCCTCGGCGAGATCATCGACGGCCCCTGCGGCGGCATGCTGCCGGGGCGGGAGTTCAAGGCGTGCATCCCCGGCGGGGCGTCAACGCCATTCTTCACCAGGGCCCACTGGAATGTACCCATGGATTTCGACACCGTGGCCAAGGCCGGGTCGCGGCTCGGCACCGGCGGCATCGTGGTCCTCGACCAGAACACCTGCATGGTGGCGGCAACCCTGAACCTGGTCTCCTTCTATGCCCGGGAATCGTGCGGCTGGTGCACCCCCTGCCGGGAAGGGCTCCCCTTCGTGCGGGACGTCCTGACCCGAATCGAGGCGGGCGCGGGGCGGGAGGAGCATATCGGCATCCTCCGGGAGCACGTGCAGTATCTCAACTACGCCTTCTGCCCCCTGGCCCCCGGCGCCATGGGACCGGTGGAAGGGCTTCTGCGCCTCTTCGAGGATGAGGTCCGGGAACATATAGTCTTGGGGCGCTGCCCGATTGGGCGTTGATTTTTGCCACCGGAACCGCATGTTCCGGGGCGGGTTTTTACAATATGCCGAAACTTATTATCGACCACATAACGGTTGAAGTCCCCGCCGGCACCAGCGTCCTGGAGGCGGCCAAGACCGTGGGGATCTGGATCCCACACTTCTGCTACCACCCGGCACTGGGGAGCGTGGGGGCATGCCGGCTCTGCGCCGTGAAGCTGCTGGACGGGCCGGTGAAGGGGATCCAGATGTCGTGCATGCTCCCGGCCCAGGACGGCATGGTGGTTTCCACCACCGACCCCGATGCCCTGAAGATGCGAAGCCTCGTCATCGAGTGGCTCATGACCAACCACCCCCACGACTGCCCGGTCTGCGACGAGGGGGGCGAATGCCTCCTGCAGGACTACACTGTTGCCGGGGGCCACGGCATCCGCCGCTTCGAGGGGAAGAAGCGGACCCATGTGAACCAGGAGCTGGGGCCATACATCCAGCACGAGATGAACCGCTGCATCCAGTGCTACCGCTGCGTCCGCTTTTACCAGGAGTACGCCGGCGGCAGCGACTTCGGGGTCATGGGGAGCGCCCGGCGGGTCTACTACGGCCGGTTCCAGGAGGGGACGCTGGAATCCCCCTTCTCGGGAAACCTCGTGGACATCTGCCCCACCGGGGTCTTCACCGACAAGACCGCCCGGTTCCGGGCCCGCTACTGGGACTACGAAATGGCCCCCTCGGTCTGCCCCTGGTGCTCCCTTGGCTGCAACACCGTGCCGGCGGCCCGCTACCGGGAGCTCCTGAAGACAATGGCACGGGAGAACCCAGCCGTGAACGGCCACTTCATCTGCGACCGGGGGAGGTTCGGCAACGCCGCCGTGAACGACCCGGCCCGCCCCCGCGTGCCCCTGGTGGACGGGGAGGAGGTTTCGTGGGATGCCGCCCTCGACGCCCTCATGCTGCGGGTTACCGAGCTGGGGGATACGTACGGCCCCGGAAGCCTGGCAGTGGTCGGCTCGCCGCGGCTGGCGCTGGAGGGAAACATTCTCCTGGCGCGGCTGGCCGAAGCACTCGGCGCGGGGCACCTCTGCTACTTTGCCGGCAGGGAGGAGGGGGCGCGGGTTTCCGCAGCCGCCTCCCTGCTCTCCGGCAGCAACGCCGCCTCCATGGCGGATGTGCGGAATGCGGACTGCGTGGTCATCCTCGAAGCGGACCTCCGGGCCGAAGGGCCCATGATGCTCCTGGCGGTCCGGCAGGCCTGGCGCCATGGCGCTCCGGTCTTCCTGGTGGGGAACCATTCCCCCCTGGACCAGGCCCGGACCGTTTCAATGGAAGCCATCGAGCTCAGCTTTCTGGAAGAGGTTCCCCTGGCGATATTCGAGCGCCCCGTGGTCATCTGCGGCACCAGGAACAACACCCCCGCCGCCATCGAGCTCCTTGCCCGGGCCGAGGCCAAAATCGCCTGCCTCCTCCCCGGTCCCAACGCCTTCGGGGCGGGACTCCTGGCGCAGGAGCACGGCTCCGTCAGCTTGGAAGAGGCAGTGGCCTCCGGGGGCGTCAAAGGGATCATCGCCATAGAGGCCGACATCCCCGAAGATCTGCCGGCGCGGGTCCCCTTTCTCGTCGCCGCCGACTGGCTCCCCACGGAGACGGTCCGGCAGGCCGGGATCGTACTCCCCACCGCCGCCTGGGTGGAAGCGGACGGCACCTACGTCAATAACGAAGGGCGAGCCCAGCGCTTCCGCAAAGCCATGGCCTCCGGGTTCCCCATCCGTGGACTCCCGGCCCGCTACCACGCCTCCCCCGACAAGCCGGTCCCCTTCCATCCGCCGCGGGTGCACCGGAGCGCCCCGCCGGGCGGTGAACCCCGGCCAGCATGGCGGATCGTAGCGGAACTCACTAAGCGCTGTGGAGGGGATACGGTAGCCGAGCCCTTCGAGGGACGGTGGGAGGTGCTGCGGGGCCTTGATCCGGAAGGGAAAGGAGTGAGACTGCAACCCTGAAAAGGGAACCCTGAAAAGGGGACAAACCCTGAAAAGGGGACAACCCTGAAAAGGGGACAAACCCTGAAAAGGGGACAGGCTGCTTTATTGATGTCCAAAACCCTGAAAAGGGGACAAACCCTGAAAAGGGGACAGGCTGCTTTATTGATGTCCAAAAGGATTTACCACCATGCCAACCGTTTTGAGAATAGGCTCCTTCCGCTTCCATTTCTATTCCGACGAACGGAACGAGCCACCGCACATTCATGTTGAAACGCCCGAAGGGGAATGCAAGTTCTGGCTCGACCCAATCGTTCTTGCCCGCAACAAAGGGGTTCCGCCCTTAGTTGTGCGGGCAATAGAACGGCTGGTTTTTGAGCACCAAGTCTACCTTAAGGAGAAATACCATGAATACCACAACCCATAGCATCGAAATGCCTGAACCTGCCGCAATCCGGGTATGGGTCGAGAAGCGGACCGTCTTTCTGGAACTTACCGATGGACGTATCATTGGTTTTCCGGCAGACCGGTTCAAAATCCTTTCGCGGGCCACCGACGAACAGCTCCAGGATGTCACCCTACGGCTTAACGGGCATGCACTGCGTTGGGAAGAACTGGACGAGGACATAACGGTGCCAGGCATCGTGGCCGGCAACTTTCAGCTTCCGTACATGAAAGAGGCTTCGTAGGAAGAAAGCACTGAATGTCACCCATCGCCCTCGACATAGCCATCCACCTGGCAAAGATCGCCCTGATCTTCTTCGTGGTGCTGACGCTGGCGGCGTACCTGGTCTTTGCCGAGCGGAAGGTGCTGGCCTGGATCCAGGACCGCAAGGGGCCGAACCGGGTGGGGCCCTTCGGGCTGCTGCAGCCGTTGGCGGATCTCATCAAGCTCCTGACCAAGGAGGACTTCCGCCCGGCCGGGGCCGACAAGTGGCTCTTCTATCTGGCGCCGGCCATGGCGGCGATCCCCGCCATCCTCACCTTTGCGGTGATTCCTTTCGGGGCGCCGGTGACCCTATTCGGCCGGGAGATTCCGCTCCAGGTGGCGGACCTGAACGTGGGGCTCCTTTTCTTCATGGCGCTTTCGTCCATCGCGGTGTACGGGGTGGCCCTGGGGGGGTGGGCGTCCAACTCCAAGTACGCGCTCCTGGGCTCCATCCGGGGGCTGGCCCAGCTCATCTCCTACGAGCTATCCATGGGGCTGGCGCTGGTGCCCACGGTGATGCTGGCGGGGTCGCTCCGGCTGTCGGACATCGTGGCGGCCCAGGAAGGGATCTGGTTCATCGTCTATCAGCCCGTGGCGTTCGTGATCTTTCTCATCAGCATCGCGGCGGAATGCAAGCGGATCCCCTTCGACATCCCCGAAGCGGAGGGGGAGCTGGTGGCCGGGTTCCACACCGAGTACTCGGGGATGCGCTTCGGCCTCTTCTTCGTGGGGGAGTATATCAACATCATCGTCCTGGGGGGGCTGGCGACGACGTTTTTCCTGGGGGGATGGCAGGGGCCGGTGCTCCCGCCGTTCGTCTGGTTCTCGGTGAAGACACTCGCCTTCGCCTTCTTCTTCATATGGATGAGGGGGACCCTGCCGCGGCTTCGCTATGACCAGCTCATGCACCTGGGGTGGAAGGTGCTGACGCCGCTGGCCCTGGTCAACATTCTCGCCACCGGATGGATACTGATGCTTCTGTAACCCGGTTTTGAACATCTTCACAAGAAAGGGGGGAATGGGAAGTCTACACCACGCATAACCGCATCACGGTCTTGAAACACGCACACTACTGGTCATTGTCACGGAGAAGTCAACTCTCACGCAAAACAGCAAAGGAGGACGTGTCATGGTTGAGAACGTGAATACGAAGGATAAGCATGGTCATACACCTCTCATCGAGGCGGCAAAAACGGGGAACGCGGATACGATCAAGGAACTCCTGACCCACGGCGCCGACATGGAGGCCAAGAGCGAAAAGGGAAAGACCGCCCTGCACTACGCGGCGGCCAACGGCCAGGTGGCGGCCATCAAGGTCTTGCTGGAGGCGGGCGCTGAAGTGGACCCCCGGGACCAGGAATGGCATACCCCCCTTATGCTGGCGGCAAATTACGGATGCAACGAGTGCGTGGAAACCCTCCTGACGGCCGGCGCTGACCCCCTGGCCAAGATGAAGCTCGGCAATACTGCCCTGACCTATGCGGAAGCGAACGGACACCCCGACACCCTGGATCTCATAAAAAAAGCCCAACGGGCCAAGGCGGGCACCGCCTGACCCGGTAACAGCCGCGGGGCGAGGCTCTCCCTCGCCCCCGCCAAGGCAACTATGGCCATTTTCGCCGATTTCAAAGCTATCGCCACGGGGCTCTTCGTCACCTGGAAGCACATCTTCCGGAAGGCGGCTACCATCGAGTACCCGGAGATAAAGCGAACCCCGGCCCCCCGCTACCGGGCGCGGATCGTGCTTACCCGCGACCCGGAAGGCGGCGAGCGCTGCGTGGCCTGCTACCTCTGCTCCGCCGCCTGCCCCGTTGACTGCATCTCCATGGAAGCGGCGGAGGACGGAAACGGGCGCCGCCATGCCCGCTGGTTCCGGATCAACTTCTCCCGCTGCATCTTCTGCGGCCTCTGCGCCGAGGCCTGCCCCACCCTTGCCATCCAGATGACCCCCGACTACGAGATCTGCGAACGGGACATCATGGAACTGGTCTACGAGAAGGAAGACCTCCTCACGGACGGCTGCGGCAAGGATCCGGCCTACAACTTCTACCGCCACGCCGGCATCGGCATCGCCCAGCCACGGGGAACGGGAGAACGGGAGGAGGAACCGGTGGACGTTCGGGGGCTGATGCCCTGACGCGCTTAAAGCAAAGCACTAACCACGGAGGACACTGAGGATCACAGAGGAAACCCGGCAACATACTCACAGGTTTTAGAACAACAAGAACGGGTTCGGGTTTCGTCTTTCTCCGTGCCCCTCTGAGTCCTCTGTGGTTTACGCTTTTAGTCTATTATGGAACAGGCTCTCTTCTACATACTGGCCGCCGTTACCATCATCGCCACGGCTCTGGCCATCACCGAAAAGCACGCGGTGCACGCCATCGTCTACCTCGTCACCTCGTTCTTCGCCCTGGCGGTGATCTTCTTCCTGCTGGGCGCGCCGGTGGTGGCGGTGTTCGAGGTGATCATCTACGCCGGCGCCATCATGGTCCTCTTCCTTTTCGTGATCATGATGCTCGATCTGGGGCATCCGGAGCGGGCCCGGCTTCCCGGCGGCCGCGACTGGTGGCCGGCCCTCGTGCTCGGCATCGTGACCGTGGCGGCGGGGCTTACCCTCGTCGCCTCCCGCGCCCCGGCGGTGACGGCAACGGGGAAGGCCGTCGGCGTCAAGGAGTTCGCCCTGGCCCTCTTCGGGAAATACGGCGTAGCGGTGGAGGTGGTCTCCATGCAGCTTCTCTTCGCCCTGGTGGGGGCACTCTACCTGGCCAAAAGGAGGGAGCGGTGATCGTACCCTTCGAGCATATCCTGATACTCGCCGGCATCCTCTTTGCCCTGGGGCTCGTCTGCGTCCTGGTCTGGCGCATGAACCTCATCATGCTCCTCATCGGCATCGAGATCATGCTCAACGCCGCCATGCTCGCCTTCGTGGGGGGAGCGGCCCGTTGGGGGATGGCCGACGGCCAGGTCTTCTCCCTCATCATCATGGCCATGACCTCCGCCGAGGTGGCCCTGGCCCTTGCCATGGTGGTCTACCTCCACCGGCGCAAGAAAACGGTGGATGCGGATGAGTTCCGGGAGTTGAAAGGATGAAGCTCTACCTCTCTCTCATACTCCTGCTGCCGCTTCTGGGAGGCACCGTCAACGCCCTGGCGGGACGCAAGCTGCCGCGCCGGGCGTGCGAGGTGCTGGCCTGCGCCGCGGTCTGGGGGGCCTTCGTCTGTGCGGCCCTGGCCTTTGTCGCCTACAAGGCCCCGGTGACGGTGGAGCTGGCCACCTGGCTGGAGGATTTCGACTTCTCCGCCCCCATCGCCCTCTATCTCGATCCCCTCTCCCTGGTGATGACGGTGATGATCACCTTCGTCTGCGGACTCATCCACCTCTACGCCGTGGGATACATGGCGGAGGAAGGGAGCCCGGCCCGGTTCTTCGCCCTCCTGAACCTCTTCGTTTTCGCCATGCTGGTGCTGGTGCTGGCGGAAAACCTGCCGCTGCTGTACCTGGGTTGGGAGGGAGTCGGCTTCTGCTCCTACGCCCTCATCGGCTTCTGGTATGACGATCCCAAGAACGCCACCGCCGGCCGCAAGGCGTTCATCACCACCCGCATCGGCGACACCGCCTTCGGCATCGGCATCGTCTGGTGCTTCCAACTCTTCCAGACTGCATCCATCACCCAGATCAACCAGATGGGAGCCGTGGTCCCCGTGGGGGTCATCACCGCCCTGGGGCTCCTGTTTCTGGCCGGGGCCATGGGGAAATCGGCCCAGGTCCCCCTCATGGTCTGGCTACCCGACGCCATGGCCGGCCCCACTCCGGTCTCGGCCCTGATCCACGCCGCCACCATGGTCACCGCCGGGGTCTACCTCATGGCCCGGATGTCGCCCCTGTTCAGCGCCTCCGCCGTGGTCATGGCCGCCGTGGCCGTGACCGGCGCCGCCACCGCCTTCTACGGCGCCTCGTGCGCCCTGGTGCAGCGGGATTTCAAGCGGGTGCTGGCCTACTCCACCATCAGCCAGATCGGCTACATGATGCTCGGGGTCGGGGCCGGGGCCGTCACCGCCGCCACGTTCCATCTCCTGGAGCACGCCTTCTTCAAGGCGCTCCTCTTCCTGGGGGCCGGCTGCGTCATCGCCGCCCTCCACCACGAGCAGGACATCTTCCGGATGGGTGGCCTGCGCCGGCGGATGCCGGTCACCTTCTGGGCCTTCCTGGCCGGGGCCGCCTGCCTGGCGGGGCTCCCCCCCACCGGCGGCTTCTTCAGCAAGGACGCCATCCTGGCCGCGGTCTGGGCCAAGGGGGGACTCCTCTACGGCGGGCTCTTCGGTGTCGGCCTCGCGGCGGCGCTCCTCACCTCCTTCTACACATTCCGGATGGTCTATCTCGTCTTCGGCGGCGAGGGGGTGAAAGAGGTCCACCATACCCCCCGCATCATGGACACCATGCTCCTCCCCCTGGCGATCCTGGGGCTCCTGGGGGGCTTCATCCATCTGCCGGCATTCCTGGCCGACGGCTGGCTCGGCCGCTTCCTGGCCACGGCCCTCACCGAAGGGGCCGCCCACCTCTCCCACGGCGAGGAAATGGCCGTGGAGGCAATCGCCGCCCTTGTGGCCATCACCGGGCTCATAGCCGCCCACCTCCGCTACGGGGGGGTGCGGCGCGGGGCGCGGATCGAGGCTGCCGCCGCGGAACCCAAAGGGATCACCGCCTTCCTCCTGAACGGCTGGTACGCGGATGCCCTCTATCGGCTCATCTTCATCCGCCCCTACGAGGCCCTGGCCGGCTTCCTCTGGCGCCGGGTTGACGAAGGGGTCATCGACGACTCCCTCGACCGCCTGGCCGACGGCCTCGGCAGGACGGGCCAGGGGCTGGGCCGCTGGAGCTGCGGACGGGTCTCGGTCTACCTCCTCAGCTTCGCGGCGGGGCTGGCGCTGATTCTGGGTTGGCTGGCGTGGGGGTGGCTGGTTTAGGGATGAAATGACGAACCTTGACAATGAAAAATGGAATAGTATAGTGCGCCATATAATTAAAAATGGAGCACTACAATGAACCTTAACGAATCGCTCGTCTACTGGAACCCGTGGTGGAGCGGCGAGGGACAATGGCTGCGGGCCGTTGAGCGCGAGGCGGTGCCGCACCTGAGAACCCTTCTCGAAAGGAAGGAGATCCTCACCATCAGCGGCGTCAGGAGGAGCGGCAAGACCACCATCCTACACCTGCTGGCGAAATCGCTCCTGGACAAGGGGACCCCAGCTGGAAACATCCTCCATCTCAACCTGGAGGACCCGGCGTTCCGGGACCTCGGCGTCTTCGCCCTCTACGAAAAATATCTGGAGCTGATGAATCCCGAAGGGAAGGTCTACCTCTTCCTCGACGAAATCCAGGAAGCGGACGGCTGGCAGCGGGACCTCCGCAAGCTTTACGACGGCCCGCGGGACGTGAAGCTGGTCATCAGCGGCTCCAACTCGTCGCTCCTGAAGGGTGAGAACGCCACCCTCCTCACCGGCCGCACCCTTTTCTGCGAGGTCTATCCCTTCTCGTTCCGGGAGTTTGTCGCCCTCCGCGGCGGTCCTTCCTCGCCGGAACCGCACCTGCTCCTGAAGGAGAAAACGCGGCTCATGCACCTGTTCGGGGAATACCTCATCTATGGGGGTTTCCCCGAGGTGGTCACCGAACCGGACTCGAAGGTCAAGAGGCTCCTCCTGAAGGAATACTACAACGCCATCCTCACCCGGGATGTGCTGCGGCGGCATCCGGTACGCCAGACCGCCCGATACGAATCGGCCGCCCACTGGCTGATCAGCAACACCACCGGGCTGTTCAGCGCCAAGGGCCTTGCACCGGCGCTTTCCATAAACCCGACTACCCTGGAGGAATACCTGGGCTTTCTGGAGGACGTCTACCTCTTTTTTGCCCTGAAGCATTTCTCCTTTTCCGTCAAGAGGCAGCTCACCTATCCGCGCAAGGTCTACTGCGTGGACAACGGGTTCATCGAAGCCGCCTCCTTCAGGTTTTCGGACGACTGGGGAAAACTCCTGGAAAACCAGGTCCACGCGGAACTGAAGCGCCGGGGGCACGAGTGCTACTACTGGAAGGGGAAAAAGGAGTGCGATTTTGTGGTGCTGGATCGGGGCGCCGTCACCTCCGCCATCCAGGTCTGCCACTCCCTCGCCGATGAGGCCACGAAAAAGCGCGAGCTGGCCGGTGCCCTGGAGGCGATGAATGAATTCGGGCTCGACCGGGGGCTGATTCTCACCCGCGAGGAGTTCGACACGGTTAAGACAGACGGCAAAACCATCGAGGTGATGCCGGTCTGGTGGTGGCTGCTTGTGAGGTAGTAAGAATGAATGCCGGCTGGGGCAAGCTGGAGAAGTACTCCTCTGGGGTAGATTACCGGTTCACGCGCACATGCGCGTGAACCGGTCAATTATGAGTTAGGCAAGGACTAAAATGGGAGATGAATGGTTTTATAAAATTCAGAAAAGTGGAATATTTGCTCTGTTCCACATGACTCACATATCGAACCTCGAAGGTATATTTACTCATGGCATTTTAAGTAACCACGAAGCACATCACCGGCAATTAATCGCTTCCGACATCTCCGATCCTTCAGTTCAATGCTTGCGTGACAAACTTGATCCTCGTTATAACCGGCCGATTCATGCTTATGTGCCACTGTACTTAAATCCTCGGAATCCAATGCTGTATGTAAGGAAAGAGATGCAAGAAAAAATCTGCATCCTTGAAGTGAGTGTTTCCATACTTGAAGAAAACGAATATCTGTTTACCGACGGCAACGCAGCAGCTCATGACACTCAATTCTTTTGCAACCTTGATCAGTTACACCTATTGCCGTGGGATGTCTTGAAAAGCAAGTTTTGGAATGATTTCACTGACGGAAAAAGAAAGAGATGCGCGGAGTTTCTTATCTTTCCATCGATTTCGGCAGAGTATATTATGCGGATGCATTTCATAAACGACAGAGCATCATCACAAGTCCGCAGCTTTGGTCTTCCACGGAAAATTTCACCGACAATCTTCTTTTGAGGTCATTCATGGGTATTTCAGTTTATGAAGGGAATATATTCACAACAAAATGCCAAACTATCGTCAATACGGTAAATTGCGTTGGTGTTATGGGTGCAGGTATAGCTTTGGAATGTAAACTACGTTATCCCGAGATGTATGAAAAATACGTTTCACTATGCAATCAACAAATGATTAACATTGGTGCGCTTTGGCTCTACAAAAGTCCAGAGAGATGGATACTAAATTTCCCAACGAAAAAACATTGGAAAGATCCGAGTCGTGAAGAATATTTGCATAAAGGACTGCAAAAATTCTTGGTGACTTACGAAGAAAAAGGCATTGAAACCATTGCCTTTCCTCTATTGGGTGCGCAGCACGGAGGAATTGACAAAGAACGTTCGCAGGAAATCATGGAGTCGTATCTGAGGAAATGCTCGATTCCGGTGGAAATCTACCTTTACGATCCAATGGCACCTGACGACCTCTTCGATAGGTTCAAGACAACCATTTCGAGCATGACAATAGCAGAAATAAAAAACGCGACAGGTTTAAGAGCAAATTATGTGGAGCACGTCCTAGATGCATTGAATAATCCGTCAATACGCCAACTGAATTGCCTTGCAAGAGTTAAAGGGATT
The nucleotide sequence above comes from Geobacter benzoatilyticus. Encoded proteins:
- a CDS encoding DUF4160 domain-containing protein yields the protein MPTVLRIGSFRFHFYSDERNEPPHIHVETPEGECKFWLDPIVLARNKGVPPLVVRAIERLVFEHQVYLKEKYHEYHNP
- the nuoG gene encoding NADH-quinone oxidoreductase subunit NuoG translates to MPKLIIDHITVEVPAGTSVLEAAKTVGIWIPHFCYHPALGSVGACRLCAVKLLDGPVKGIQMSCMLPAQDGMVVSTTDPDALKMRSLVIEWLMTNHPHDCPVCDEGGECLLQDYTVAGGHGIRRFEGKKRTHVNQELGPYIQHEMNRCIQCYRCVRFYQEYAGGSDFGVMGSARRVYYGRFQEGTLESPFSGNLVDICPTGVFTDKTARFRARYWDYEMAPSVCPWCSLGCNTVPAARYRELLKTMARENPAVNGHFICDRGRFGNAAVNDPARPRVPLVDGEEVSWDAALDALMLRVTELGDTYGPGSLAVVGSPRLALEGNILLARLAEALGAGHLCYFAGREEGARVSAAASLLSGSNAASMADVRNADCVVILEADLRAEGPMMLLAVRQAWRHGAPVFLVGNHSPLDQARTVSMEAIELSFLEEVPLAIFERPVVICGTRNNTPAAIELLARAEAKIACLLPGPNAFGAGLLAQEHGSVSLEEAVASGGVKGIIAIEADIPEDLPARVPFLVAADWLPTETVRQAGIVLPTAAWVEADGTYVNNEGRAQRFRKAMASGFPIRGLPARYHASPDKPVPFHPPRVHRSAPPGGEPRPAWRIVAELTKRCGGDTVAEPFEGRWEVLRGLDPEGKGVRLQP
- the nuoI gene encoding NADH-quinone oxidoreductase subunit NuoI, whose product is MAIFADFKAIATGLFVTWKHIFRKAATIEYPEIKRTPAPRYRARIVLTRDPEGGERCVACYLCSAACPVDCISMEAAEDGNGRRHARWFRINFSRCIFCGLCAEACPTLAIQMTPDYEICERDIMELVYEKEDLLTDGCGKDPAYNFYRHAGIGIAQPRGTGEREEEPVDVRGLMP
- a CDS encoding NADH-quinone oxidoreductase subunit J codes for the protein MEQALFYILAAVTIIATALAITEKHAVHAIVYLVTSFFALAVIFFLLGAPVVAVFEVIIYAGAIMVLFLFVIMMLDLGHPERARLPGGRDWWPALVLGIVTVAAGLTLVASRAPAVTATGKAVGVKEFALALFGKYGVAVEVVSMQLLFALVGALYLAKRRER
- a CDS encoding complex I 51 kDa subunit family protein, producing the protein MEQVLFRHNRPGRCVTFAEYRAEGGFAALEKALSGMSPNDVQQAVIDSNLRGRGGAGFPTGKKWSFVPRDIPGPRHLICNCDEMEPGTYKDRILLEANPYSLVEGITLAAYAIGVAHAFIFIRRGYEEAAENCRRAIAEAKAAGFLGNNILGSGFSLELDVHKSAGRYICGEETALMNALEGKRANPRSKPPFPAVKGLWGRPTVVNNVETLANIPAIITGGAAWFKGLARIPEAAGMKLFCVSGPVQNAACFELPLGMTLGEIIDGPCGGMLPGREFKACIPGGASTPFFTRAHWNVPMDFDTVAKAGSRLGTGGIVVLDQNTCMVAATLNLVSFYARESCGWCTPCREGLPFVRDVLTRIEAGAGREEHIGILREHVQYLNYAFCPLAPGAMGPVEGLLRLFEDEVREHIVLGRCPIGR
- a CDS encoding ankyrin repeat domain-containing protein, which translates into the protein MVENVNTKDKHGHTPLIEAAKTGNADTIKELLTHGADMEAKSEKGKTALHYAAANGQVAAIKVLLEAGAEVDPRDQEWHTPLMLAANYGCNECVETLLTAGADPLAKMKLGNTALTYAEANGHPDTLDLIKKAQRAKAGTA
- a CDS encoding DUF488 domain-containing protein, with amino-acid sequence MVRIKRVYDEPAAEDGKRILVDRLWPRGIAKEKARIDEWLKEIAPSDELRKWFGHDPAKWEEFRERYRRELEAKAELLGGLRKLASEGTVTLLFAAKDEEHNNAVALREMLD
- the nuoH gene encoding NADH-quinone oxidoreductase subunit NuoH — encoded protein: MSPIALDIAIHLAKIALIFFVVLTLAAYLVFAERKVLAWIQDRKGPNRVGPFGLLQPLADLIKLLTKEDFRPAGADKWLFYLAPAMAAIPAILTFAVIPFGAPVTLFGREIPLQVADLNVGLLFFMALSSIAVYGVALGGWASNSKYALLGSIRGLAQLISYELSMGLALVPTVMLAGSLRLSDIVAAQEGIWFIVYQPVAFVIFLISIAAECKRIPFDIPEAEGELVAGFHTEYSGMRFGLFFVGEYINIIVLGGLATTFFLGGWQGPVLPPFVWFSVKTLAFAFFFIWMRGTLPRLRYDQLMHLGWKVLTPLALVNILATGWILMLL
- a CDS encoding DUF2442 domain-containing protein, with amino-acid sequence MNTTTHSIEMPEPAAIRVWVEKRTVFLELTDGRIIGFPADRFKILSRATDEQLQDVTLRLNGHALRWEELDEDITVPGIVAGNFQLPYMKEAS
- the nuoK gene encoding NADH-quinone oxidoreductase subunit NuoK encodes the protein MIVPFEHILILAGILFALGLVCVLVWRMNLIMLLIGIEIMLNAAMLAFVGGAARWGMADGQVFSLIIMAMTSAEVALALAMVVYLHRRKKTVDADEFRELKG
- the nuoL gene encoding NADH-quinone oxidoreductase subunit L; translated protein: MKLYLSLILLLPLLGGTVNALAGRKLPRRACEVLACAAVWGAFVCAALAFVAYKAPVTVELATWLEDFDFSAPIALYLDPLSLVMTVMITFVCGLIHLYAVGYMAEEGSPARFFALLNLFVFAMLVLVLAENLPLLYLGWEGVGFCSYALIGFWYDDPKNATAGRKAFITTRIGDTAFGIGIVWCFQLFQTASITQINQMGAVVPVGVITALGLLFLAGAMGKSAQVPLMVWLPDAMAGPTPVSALIHAATMVTAGVYLMARMSPLFSASAVVMAAVAVTGAATAFYGASCALVQRDFKRVLAYSTISQIGYMMLGVGAGAVTAATFHLLEHAFFKALLFLGAGCVIAALHHEQDIFRMGGLRRRMPVTFWAFLAGAACLAGLPPTGGFFSKDAILAAVWAKGGLLYGGLFGVGLAAALLTSFYTFRMVYLVFGGEGVKEVHHTPRIMDTMLLPLAILGLLGGFIHLPAFLADGWLGRFLATALTEGAAHLSHGEEMAVEAIAALVAITGLIAAHLRYGGVRRGARIEAAAAEPKGITAFLLNGWYADALYRLIFIRPYEALAGFLWRRVDEGVIDDSLDRLADGLGRTGQGLGRWSCGRVSVYLLSFAAGLALILGWLAWGWLV